In Archocentrus centrarchus isolate MPI-CPG fArcCen1 chromosome 1, fArcCen1, whole genome shotgun sequence, the following proteins share a genomic window:
- the LOC115784957 gene encoding galectin-2-like, with the protein MKVKDMSIKLGNELKIRVKPSENCESFAINIGHDPENIAMHFNPRFSSNNIVYNSLSGGCWGDEMHDGNFPFARGEECKFYISFNNEQFYIKLPDGTMINFPNRLGDVKYKYFDVSGDARIVGIKLK; encoded by the exons AAAGTCAAGGATATGTCAATCAAGCTGGGTAATGAGTTGAAGATCCGCGTCAAACCTAGTGAGAACTGCGAGAG TTTTGCCATCAACATCGGTCACGATCCTGAGAACATCGCAATGCACTTCAACCCCCGctttagcagcaacaacatCGTCTACAACTCTTTGTCCGGGGGATGCTGGGGCGATGAGATGCACGACGGGAACTTCCCATTCGCTCGTGGAGAGGAATGCAAG TTTTACATCAGCTTCAACAACGAGCAGTTTTACATCAAACTTCCCGATGGCACCATGATAAACTTCCCCAACCGCCTGGGAGATGTCAAGTACAAGTACTTCGATGTAAGCGGTGACGCAAGGATCGTTGGCATCAAGCTCAAGTAG
- the LOC115789018 gene encoding GTP-binding protein 1-like, with protein sequence MASLTATEPALRPGTVPAAESIVPACMFAPDRGCTEDPCGGDGFEDGEGTNGEPADHLDLSSKLVLVSPTGEQYDSLLRHLRERIDEGCGETIYVVGMGSDGGDYGLDEKDMEASVATVQSLCEQTEADLILLRERTDTGGKIRDYLIRRRVGEQDFLEVR encoded by the exons GACAGAACCAGCGTTACGCCCGGGTACAGTACCAGCAGCGGAGTCCATAGTACCTGCTTGTATGTTTGCACCGGACCGGGGTTGTACCGAGGATCCGTGCGGCGGAGACGGCTTTGAAGACGGCGAGGGTACAAACGGAGAGCCCGCGGATCATTTAGACTTAAGTAGCAAG CTGGTCCTTGTGAGTCCAACGGGGGAACAGTATGACTCATTACTAAGACACTTGAGGGAGCGGATAGATGAAGGCTGCGGAGAGACAATCTATGTGGTTGGGATGGGCTCAG ATGGAGGTGATTATGGTCTGGATGAAAAAGACATGGAGGCGTCAGTAGCCACGGTGCAGTCACTGTGTGAACAGACTGAGGCTGATTTAATCCTGCTGAGAGAAAGGACAGACACTGGCGGAAAGATTCGGGACTACCTCATCCGTCGACGTGTGGGCGAGCAGGATTTCCTAGAAGTCAGGTAA